CTAGCGCGCAAAGCCAAAGAGATTGGCGTGCGCGCGACCTTGGACCATCCGCTGCTGGAACTCAACAAGCTGCTGCTTGACGAGATGAAGCAGCTCGCCGACCTGGGGATTTACGTCGGCACCTACTGCCAGCCGATGATCCCCAGCCTCTACCAGCCAGTGGCCGATCCGATGGAGACCATCCGCACCATCAAGGAGATCGGCGCCGATCGCTGCATCATCGGCAGCGACTTCGGCCAGGTCCTGCACATGGACAGTATCGACGGGATGCGAGTGTTTATCCGCGCTTTGCTTGCTTTCGGGATCAAGCCCGAGGAGGTCAAAGTAATGCTACAAGACAATCCCGCCAAACTGATGTGGCTAGACTGAACGCACTTTAGTCAACGGCGCCCGCAAACGCGGGCGCCGCGCGCGCCGGTACAGAACGAACATGAGGCAGGACAGCCATTACGATTACGTAATCGTGGGCGCAGGTACCGCCGGATGCGTGCTGGCCGAGCGCCTCAGCGCCGATTCAGCCCTGCGCGTGTGTATCCTGGAGGCCGGCGGCCAGGATCGCGATCCGCTCATCCATATCCCGATCGGCCTGGGCAAAATGCAGCAGCATCGCTTGCACGATTGGGGCTATAACAGCGAGCCCGAACCGGGACTGGACAATCGCTCAATCCCGGCGCTGCGCGGCAAGGTGCTGGGTGGCTCCTCCTCGATCAATTACATGACTCATGTGCGGGGTAACGCTGGCGATTACGATCGCTGGGCGGCGAATGGCTGCGCGGGTTGGTCATACGCCGAGACTCTGCCCTACTTCCGTCGTTACGAGCGCTGGGAGGATGGCGAAAATTTCTGGCGTGGCGATCATGGTCCGCTAGGCGTGCGCCGCCTGCCCAACACCGATCCCTTTTTCGAGGCGCTAATCGCGGCGGCCGGCGAATGTGGCTTTGATAGCAATCCCGATTACAACGGCGAGCGTCAAGACGGCTTCGGCCGTACCGAATGCACTCTGCGTAATGGGCGCCGATGCAGTGCGGCGGTGGCCTTTCTCCATCCCGCGCTGCGGCGCCCCAACCTGACCTTGCATCGTAACGCATACGCCACGCGGATTTTGATGGAGGGGCGGCGCGCCGTGGGCGTGGAGTACCTCGCCGGCGGCGAGCCCTCGCGCATCGTTGCCGATCGCGAGGTAATTGTCGCCTCCGGAGCGTACAACTCGCCCCAGCTCCTGATGCTTTCGGGAATCGGCCCCGCGGATCATCTGCGCGACGTGGGGATCGTGCCGGTGGTCGATCTGCCCGGCGTGGGCGGCAATCTGCAGGACCACCCCGCCGTCTCACTGTTCTTTCTGCGCCAGACCCCGGGACCGTTTCACGCCCTGATGCGGGCCGATCGGGCGGCCTTGGCGATGCTCCAGGCGTACTTCTTCGGCTCCGGCCCGGCCACCGCGATTCCTGGCGGCGTGACCGGTTTTCTCAAGACTGGCGGCGCCAATCTGGCCGTGCCCGACGTGCAATTTTTCACCCGCTCCACCGCGCTCTTCGCCGACGTCTGGTTTCCCGGCCTACGCCAGCCCTATATCGACGGATTCGCCATCTCGCCCGTCCTGCTCCATCCGCGCTCGCGCGGCCGCTTGAGCTTGCGCTCCGGCGATCCCAGGGACAAGCCCCGCATCCTGCAGAATTTCTTTGTCGAGGAAGAGGACCTGCGCACGTTGCGAGAGGGCGTGCGCATCGCGCGCGAGCTGGCTGGCCGCGCCCCGCTCAAACCCTATCGCAGCGGCGAGAAGACTCCTGGTGGGGAAGTCGCCAGCGCCGAGGAAGTCGCAAATTGGATGCGGCGGACGGCCTTTTCCGCCAATCATCCATGCGCCACCTGTGCGATGGGCACCGATGAGCAGGCGGTGCTGGATCCGCAACTACGGGTGCGCGGGGTCGATGGCTTGCGGGTGGTGGATGCGTCGGCGATGCCCGATCTGACCAGCGGCAATATCAACGCCTGCGTCCTAATGATCGCCGACAAAGCCAGCGACCTGATCCTGGGTCGCCCTCCCCTCCCCCCCGCCGCGCTCCCGCCTGCACCGAGATAAAATGTTGCTGTCGAACCTCACTGGTCAAGGTACCGCTCCAGGTCCTCTTACGTGAGAACGCCTTTTTGCTTGGCCTTTCGGCTCCAGTAACGTTGCGCCCCCTTCAGTTCACGCTTGAGGCGCTCCGCCCTGCTGCGGCGCAAGGCATCCTGAATCACCGCGCTGAGCGTTTTGCCCTCGGCGCGCGCGGTTTCCTCCGCCTCGCGCGAAAGCTTGGCGGGAAGCGAGATGGTCTTTTTCACTGCTGTGGTGGACATCTCTAAACCCCGTTTGCACCGCAGTACGGATAATTCCTTAGCAGAAAGACTGTGGTAGCGCACAACGCGGACCGCACGGTTGGCTGGCCAGACCGAATTTCCTTAGGCATCGATTAAGTAACCGTTTTCCGGCCTGGGCCGGACTCAGTCCAGCGAAGACAGCAGAAAACCGCTGAGGTAGCCGCCTTCAACATGGCCCAGGAGGGTCGGATGGTCGGGTCCGGGGCCCAGGGTGGCGAGCAAGCGCAAATTGGCCCCGGCCTGGGTTTGCGCCACCCGCACGGCGCGCAAAAAATCATCGCCGCGCAAATGGGTGGAGCAGCTAAAGGTCATCATCATCCCGCCGGGGGCCAGAGCGCGCATCGCGATTGCGTTGATCTCGACATAGCGATGTTCGGCCTGGCGCACGTCCTGGCGGCTGCGCGCCAGCGGCGGCGGATCGAGAGCGATCAGATCAAAGGCGCGCGGATGCTGGGCCAGATAGCGCGGGAGGTCGGCGGCTAGCAACTCATAGCGGTCGGCCTCGATACCGTTGAGTTCGAAGTTGCGCCGCGCCCAGGCCAGCGCCCGGCTGGAAGTATCGACCGCCACCACGCTTTGCGCCCCGCCCTTCATCGCGGCCAGGCCGAAGCCACCGCCATAGCAATAGCCATCGAGCACACGGCGACCGGCGGCGAGTTGGCCGAACCAGCGCCGATTGACCCGCTGATCCAAAAAGGAGCCGGTTTTCTGCCCGTGATAGGGGTCGACGACGATCGGCCAGCCGTTCTCAAGCACGCTCACTTCGCCCCCGCTCTCGCCCGCAACCAGTTCGACGCGATCGGGTAGGCCTTCTTCCTTGCGCACGGCGCCGGCGCTGCGCTCGATAATCGCGCGGGGAGCGATCAAAGTGGTCAGTTGCTCGATGACAAGCGGGCGCAAGCGCTCCATTCCGGCGGTCAGGATCTGGAGTACCAGCACTTCGCCGTAGCGATCGACGACCAGCCCGGAGAGACCGTCGCCGTCGCCGTTGACCAGGCGATAGCAGGAGGTGTCCGAGGCTACCATCTGCTGGCGCAGCGCCAGTGCCTGGCGCAGCCGGAGCGCAACGATCTCGCTTATGTCGCCCTCGCCATCGAAGCTCAGCATCCGCACGGCGATGGTCGTGCGCGGATGGTAATAGCCCTGGCCGAGCGCCGCTCCCAGGTGAGCGTGCACGCTCACCACACTGCCGGAATCGAGTGCGGCGGGTTCGACACGTTCGATCGCGTGGGAAAAAATCCAGGGATTGCGCCCGCGCACCGGCCCCTCGCGCCCCGGCTTGAGAATCACCCGCGCAACCGTTGGCGGGGCAGTCCCCAGCCCCGTGGGCGCTAAAGCGTGACCGGCCATGACCGCTCTCCCGGGCGGCGAAACTTACCGCTGCGCCCCCCTTCCTTGCCGACCAGGCGCACTTGCTCGACCACCATCGCACGGTCGATCGCCTTGGCCATGTCGTAGATTACCAGCGCGGCGACGCTGGCCGCGACCAACGCTTCCATCTCCACCCCGGTACGCGCCTGAGTGACGGCGCGCGCCTGGATCTCCAGCCGCGAATGCTCCGGATCGGGCTGAAAGTCGATCTCCACGACGTCCAGAGGAATCTGATGGCACAGTGGAATCAGCTCGCTGGTGCGCTTAGCCGCCATCACTCCGGCAATTCGCGCCGCCGCCAGCGCCTCGCCCTTCTTGAGCGAGCCGCCGAGGATGGCGCTGAGGGTCTCCGGTTCCATCCGCACCGCGGCGCGCGCCAGCGCGATCCGGCGGGTGGGCGGCTTAGCGCCGACATCGACCATCCGTACCCGCCCGCGCGGGTCCATGTGCGTTAGCGCCGATTCGGGCGGCGGGGCGGCACGCTCACGCATTCGGCGCGCCGGCGACATTTTGACCCTGGGCATCGTGATTATTGAAAACCTCGCTTGATCTTACCCTGCTAGGCTGCGGAAAAAGTCTCCGCAGCACTCTCTCTTATCTCCCCCTTGGTCAGGGGGAGAAGATTGAGCAAAGCGGCCATCTTTTACGCAAAGTGCTACTTTCAAGAGTGCGCATCGGCCTAGCCGGAGTGGTTTTTTCAGCACCCTGCTGATCGAGAGAGCGGGCGCTGCTTGCCCGCGCCGGCGCCGCTAGCTATCCCTAAATGCCTGGGTAGGCGCAAAGCAACCGAGCGCCGCTCAGGCTAGGATCTATAGCATGGCTCAGCAAACTTATCGCGTCGTGATCGTCGGTTCGGGGCCTGCCGGCCTGACCGCGGCTTTGTATAGCGGGCGTGCCAATCTGGCACCATTACTCATCGAAGGGGCCCAGCCGGGCGGACAATTGACCATCACTACCGAGGTAGAAAACTATCCCGGCTTCGAGCAGGGCGTGCAAGGGCCCGAGATGATGGAGATCTTTCGCCGCCAAGTGGAACGCTTCGGCACTCGCTTTGTAGCAAGCGAGGTCACGGCCGTGGATCTGCGCCGTTACCCGTTCGTGCTGAGCGCGGGCGAGGAGGAGATCCTGGCCGAAAGCCTGATTATCGCCACCGGCGCCTCTGCCAAGCTTTTAGGACTGGAATCGGAACGGCGCCTGATGGGATACGGGGTAAGCGCCTGCGCCACCTGCGACGGCTTTTTCTTCAAGGACAAGCGAGCCCTGGTAGTGGGCGGTGGCGACACCGCGATGGAAGAAGCCACCTTTTTGACCAAATACTGCTCTCAGGTCACGGTGATCCATCGCCGCGACCAATTGCGCGCCTCCAAGATCATGCAGGAGCGTGCGCGCGCCAATCCGAAGATCGATTTCATCTGGGACAGCACGATTGAACAAATTCACGGCGAGCCCGACCAGACCGGCGTTATCGGCGCGACTTTGCGTAACTTGAAGACCGGGGCCAAGAGCGAGTTGCCCACTGACGCGGTCTTTATCGCGATCGGGCACAAGCCCAACACCGACCTGTTCGTGGGCCAGCTTGATATGGACGAGGTGGGCTATCTACGGGTGCGTCCCGGCTCGACTTATACCAGCGTGGAGGGGGTTTTCGCCGCCGGCGACGTGGCCGACCGGGTCTATCGCCAGGCGGTAACGGCCGCGGGCACCGGCTGCATGGCGGCGATCGATGCCGAGCGCTGGCTGGAGGCGCATCGCGGCCATTAAAGCGGCCGGCCACACTGCTTGCTTGCCGCGGATTGCGCTTGCCCCATACAATCAAGATACGCGCAAGCCTTGCGGTCTAAAACCCAACTCCCCGCGCAATGCGAAGGATGGATGATCTGAGCAACGGCTCCGGCCTCGATCCCGCCGATAGCGACGAAAGTCAAAGCCATAACGGCTGGCGCCACGCCCTGGCATTGCTGACTGCCGCAACCGTCTTGTATGTAGCCAGAACGGTCCTGATTCCGGTCGCGGTCGCCTCGCTGCTGACGGTAGTACTGAGCCCATTGGCCTCGCGTCTGGAGCGTGTGGTTGGGCGCGCGCTGAGCGCGGCGGTGCTGGTTCTGCTCTCGCTGGCGATCGTCAGCGGCGCGGCTTATTTCTTCACCGACGAGCTATCGGGCGTGATCCACGAAGTCGCCGGTTATTCGGACAACATTACGCGTAAAGTCCAAGCCCTCAAACATATCGCTCCCTCCTCCTTGGGCCAGATCGAGCGCCTGGTCGCCACCGTGCGCAGCCAAGTCGAGGGCCCCAACCCTCATCACCGGATCCAAGTGGTGCAGATGATGCCCGAGCCCAAGAGCATCTCTGCGCAGCTGTCGCCCACCCTGCCGGTGCTGGGCGGTCTGTTCCAGAGCTTCATGGTGATCGTGCTGATGTTCTTTCTGCTCTACGATCGGGCCAGCTTGCGCGACCGCCTGGTACGCTTGGCCGCCCGCGCCCGCATCCCGGTAGCGGCCAAGGCGCTGGACGAAGCCGGCGAACGCATCAGCCGCTACCTGCTGTTCTACGCTTTGATCAATTTCTGCTTCGGTTTGTCGGTGGGGCTGCTGTGTTGGGTGACCGGGTTACAGCGGCCGCTGCTGTGGGGAACATTAGCCTTTTTTCTGCGCTTTATCCCTTACATCGGTGCAATCACGGCCGCCTTGCTGCCCACCTTGGTCGCGATCGCGGTCTTTCCTGGCTGGTGGAAAGCCCTGGCGATAGTCGGCATCTATACCGGTATCGACCAGTTTACCGCTCAGTTCATCGAGCCGGTGGTAATCGGTCACGGCGTAGGCGTGTCGCCGGTGGCGATGCTAGGTTCGGCGATTTTCTGGGCTTGGTTGTGGGGACCAGTGGGGCTGGTACTTTCCACCCCGTTTTGCGTCTGCCTCAAGGTGGCTGGCGATTACATTCCGTCCCTGGGCTTCTTCTCGATCCTGCTGGGCGAAGACGAGCAGCTGGAGGGCTACCACGATTATTATCGCCGCCTGCTGGAAATGGATCTGGATGGCGCGCGGGCCTTGGTGCAGCACTTTTGCGATTTGCACGGGCTGCAGGAAACCTTCGCCAAGATGCTCGCGCCCGCGCTCGATTTGGCCCAACGCGAGCGCGCGCGCGACAATATCACCGCCTCCAGTTACCGCCTGATCGAAGACATCTCGCGCGAACTGGTGATTCAGTTGGGTGAGCGCTTTCCTAAACCGCAAAGCGCGCCGCGCCTGCGTATTCTGGGAGTTTGGCCGCTTGAGCAGACAACGCCAGTGATGCTGACGATGGTACTACAGCTCCTGCGTCTTGATGGCTTCGCGGCTGGCCTGCCCCCGGGCGACGCCGTCAAGAGTTCCGACGATCTCGTCCGGTTCGTCAGCTTGCATCGCCCGGACTTGATCTGCATCGCCTGGAGTAATGAAGAACAACTTGGCGCGGTTGAGGAATTAGTTCACACTCTGATGGCCGGTCCAGGCTCGGCAATCGTCGGGATGGGACCCAGCGATCCCGAGCAGCGCCAGGAACTGAGGCGAGCGGGCTGTTTGCGGGTATGCGACGACGCGGTGGAAACCCGCCGTGCCATCTGGCGCTTGGCGGCTAGGCGTGAGCGCGGGCGCAAGGACGGGTTGGGCGGCGCTTTCAGTGCAGCGGGAGGCTGGAGACCAAAATGACCTGTGAGTTCAACGTCGTTGCGCCGCCCAGCGTAGCTGGATACCCAAGCGCAAAACGATGGTGGCTAGGCGATTTTGGCACTCGCTCGCTGCTTGTCGGCGACGCCGGCCTTTGCTATGGCCAAGCCCGGTGCTCGCGCGCCAGACGACCACAACAGCGCCGACACAAGCTACACGAGATGCGTCCTACCAGCGCGCTTCATCCTGCCATTCTCACTTCAGCATTTCGGCTGGCGCCAACCGGAAAATAGCCCGATATTCATGAGTTTCTATAAAGGCGGCGTGAGTCTCGATATAGTTGAACTGAGGGCGGCGTTCAGCAAGCCGGCGCTCGTAAGCATGGCGCAAAAGAGCTGGGGCACCGCGCGCCTGGCAGCCGCGAATTTCATCGCCAATAACGATCTGCTGTGGGCCTCCGCCCTGACCTATACCGTCATCCTGTCAATCATACCCATGCTGGCGCTGGCTTTTTCGGTGTTGACTGGTCTGGGCGGCGCCGATCGCCTGCGCGAGATGCTCACCACCTACCTCGCCTTGGGCTCGCCCGACGTCGTCAACTACATCATGCATTTCGTGCGTAACATCAATTCCGCTACCTTGGGCTCGGTGGGCGGCGTAGCTCTACTGCTGACTGTGCTCTCCACTTTGGGTACGATCGAACTAGCCTTCAACACGATTTGGCAGGTGCCCTCGGGCCGCAGTTATCTGCGCAAGTTCGCCGACTATCTAAGCGTCGTCTTCACGGTCCCGCTCATCCTGGTGGCCGCGCTGGCGGTAACCGCCCACGCCACCACCAATCTGCATCGCGTACCCGGGATGGCGCTGCTGGTGCCCTTCCTGATTCTCTGGCTGGGCTTCTTCTTTCTCTTCGTTTTCTTCCCTTACACCAAGGTCAAATGGAGCGCGGCGGCGATTGGGGCGCTGGTCAGCGCGCTGCTATTCCAGTTTGCCCAGTTCGCCTACATCCACTTCCAGGTTGGAGTTTCTAGCTATCGCGCGATCTATGGTGCGCTGGCCACAGTGCCAATTGTCCTGGTGTGGATTTACGTTGGTTGGAATATCGTCCTGTTCGGAGTCGAGGTTTGCTTCGCCTTGCAAAGCGGACGCAACCGCGCCCCCGAATTAGTCCATTCCCCGAGCTTCATGCGTTACGCGGTATTGCTAGTGATGCTGCGCCTGACCGAACGCATCTATGGTAAACAGTCCGCGATCACTGGCCAAGGCTTAGCGGCGGAGCTGGGGATCAGTCAGACTGCGCTGGACCCGATAATCCAACGCCTCAAGGAAGCTGGTTTGGTGCTGGAGAGTGAGGCCTCGCCTGACGCCAAGACTCCCGTTGGGCTGTTTCTGGCCCGCGCCCCCGATCACGTTCGACTGGGCGAGGTACTGCAGGCGGTAGATGCTGATGGCCATTCCGCGCAGCAAGGCGACCCCCGCATCGCACCGGTCCTGACACAGTTAGCCAGCCTGGAGGTCGACCAACTAAACGCCTTGACCCTGGCAGACCTCGATCGCGGCGGTGCTGGTTAATCCTGTCGCTCCTGACTGTGCGGCTCACTACGTTGCTTGAGCTGACAGGCGACGTGATTGCAGTAATCCTGATCGCGGGCGACAAATCGTGCGCCGCATCCCAGGCATCGACGTACCTGCTCGCCTTCTCTCAAAAGTGGGGCCAGCTCGTTGGACATGTCATTGACGGCTACGGGCGCGGTCTCGACCGTCTTGCGAATTGCGGGCGACTTGCGTTGGGCGACCGCCTGGGCTTGCGCCAACGCGATCCGATCGGCGCGCTGGTTGTACTGGTCCACGCTGTGGCCGCGAACCCATTCCAGCTTAACCTCGCGTTGGCTTAACTCGCGGTCCAGTTGCTCCCACAGGTCTGTGTTGGCGTTGCGCCGCCAGCCTAGGTTGACCGACTTGACTAGATATTCGCTATCGCTGCGCAGCATCGCGCGCGCGCCGGACGGCAACCGGCGCAGCCCCTCGATCGCCGCGGTCAACTCCATCCGATTGTTGGTGGTATGAGGATGGCCACCGCCATCCTCGGTCAGCTCGCCGGCTTGGTTGATAATCACTACACCCCAACCACCGGGTCCGGGGTTACCCAGACAGGAGCCATCGGCGTAAACCAGATAACTTTCGGCCGCCTTCATCCTCACCTCGTTATCCGCCAAGTGCGAGCGCGCTCGAACAACGACAAATAAGCACGCGCGGCGTGACTCCAAGAGAAATCCGCCGCCATCGCGTTTTGGCGCAGCGCCTCCCAAGCCCCGCGATCGGCGAAGCTATCCAGCGCGCAGCCAACCGCCTCCAGCAAGGCCTCACCTTCGTAGGCCTGGAAGCGAAAGCCAGTACCCTGGCGCGCGACCGGATCGAATTGGGTCACCGTGTCGGCCAGTCCGCCGGTCGCCCGCACGACAGGAATCGTGCCGTATTTGAGTGCATACATCTGGGTCAGCCCGCACGGCTCAAAGCGCGAGGGCATCAAAAACAGATCGCACCCAGCTTGAATCCGATGGGCAAGCGGATTGTCGTAATCCATTCGTACCCGCAGTCGATCGCCATAGCGCGCCACAGCCTGCTCGAGCCTTTGCTCGATTTCCGACTCGCCTCGCCCCAGAATAACCAGTGCGGTGTCTTTGGCCAGCAATTTGTCTAAAACCGCCAGCAACAGGTCGAAGCCCTTCTGCGAGGACAGTCGCGAAACCATCCCGATCAACGGACGGCCGGGAATATGGGCCAGGTCGAGTTGACGGCACAGTTGCTGCGCGCAAACGTCCTTGCCCGTCATGTCGTTGGCACTATAGGTGGCGGCCAGGAAACGATCGCTGGCCGGATTCCATTCGTTGTAATCGGCTCCGTTCAGAATCCCTACAAAGTGCTCGCCCTTGGCTCGCAACACCCCTTCAAGCCCGAAACCCAAGCCGGGCTCGCGCACTTCGCGCGCGTAAGTCGGGCTGACGGTGGTAACCGCGTCGGCAGTTACCACCGCGGCCTTAAGCAGATTGCCGCGGCCATAGAATTCCAGGTACTCGGTGGCCATGTAGGCTGGATCAAGGTTGAGCAAAACAAAGTCCGAACGGTCAAATTGGCCTTGAAATGCCAGATTGTGGATCGTGAACACCGACGCGCAGCTAGCAAAGCGTGCGCGCAGCTCCGGGTGGGCACGCATGAGCAAGGGCACGGCGGCAGCATGCCAATCGTGGGCGTGGATCAAGTCGGGTGGCGTCAAGCTGGCCAGCACCTGTAGCGCGGCACGAGCGAAAAAAACGAAGCGGCGAAAATTGTCGGGATAATCGCGTCCCTGTTCGCCATAAATCTCGGGCCGGCCAAAGAAGCCCTCGTGCATGATAAAGAACAGCGGCACTCCAGCGGGACCGATACCGCTGCGCAGGGTGAAATGCTCAGTCCGCTCACCCAGCATCACACTTAAGCCGTCCCCCATCGGCTCGGTGGCAACCGAGCGCAGCGCGCTGGCGTAACCGGGCATCAGGACACTGACCTGGGCCCCGCACGCGGCCAATTCTGCGGGCAACGCACCGATCACGTCGGCCAAACCACCAACCTTGGCAAAGGGGGCCATCTCGGCGGCCACCAACGCGATTTTCATCCTGGCTTGTTATCCGCCCCTGGCGGGATCGAGCTTGAGCGCTTCAGCGTACGCCAGCGGCAAGCTTGGCGCGAGCGTAAGAACCTCGCGCCAGGTTTGCCTTGTCGCCCAAGCAGTCTTCAGTTGAGCACGGTACGAGAGCCGTCGCCCCGGGCCTCTTCTTCGACTGCCGCGGCGGGTGCCACCGCGGCATCGCGCAGCGCATGGGCCAGGACTTCGTCGACCGTATCGACGAAAACGAACTCCAGCTCCTTGAGCACTTCGGGGGCGACGTCTTCGAGGTCGCGTTCGTTGCGCCGGGGTAGCAGCACGGTGCGAATTCCGGCGCGCCGCGCCGCCAGCACCTTCTCCTTAATCCCCCCCACCGGTAGGACCTTACCGCGCAGCGTGATCTCCCCGGTCATCGCGACATCGGAGCGCACCGGACGGCCGGTCAGGAGCGAGGCCAGAGAGGCCGCAATCGTCACGCCGCCCGAAGGACCGTCCTTGGGGATCGCGCCCGCCGGCACGTGGACGTGCAAGTCGGATTGCTCGAAGAAGTCTGCTGCGATACCCAGCCGCTCGGCCCGCGAGCGCACCCACGATAGCGCGGCCTGGGCCGATTCCTTCATCACGTCGCCCAAGCTGCCGGTCAGGGTCAGCCCCTTCTGCCCCTTCATCCTGGTGCTTTCGATGAACAGGATATCCCCGCCGTTGGGGGTCCAAACCAGGCCGGTGGCGACCCCCGGCTCCTGGGTACGCTCGGCAAGCTCAGAGAAAAAGCGCGGCGGTCCCAGATAGCGCGCCACGTCCTTGCCCCCGATGCTGGCGGGCACCGCGCTGCCTTCGGTAAAGTCGCGCGCTATCTTGCGACAGATGCGCCCGATTTCGCGCTCCAAATTGCGCAACCCCGCCTCGCGGGTATAGCTGTGAATGATCTCGATCAGGGCATCACGCCCGAAGGCAACCGGATGCTCTTCCAAGCCGTTTTCGCCCAGTTGCTTGGGCACCAAATGGCGCAACGCAATCTCCAGCTTCTCCTCTTCGGTGTAGCCCGGCAGTTCCAACACTTCCATCCGATCGCGCAGCGGCGCGGGAATGGGGTCGAGCACGTTGGCCGTGGTTAGGAACAAGACCTGCGAGAGATCCACTGGGACGTCGAGGTAATGGTCGACGAAGGCGCCGTTCTGCTCGGGATCGAGCACCTCCAGCAAGGCCGACGCGGGGTCGCCGCGGAAGTCCATACCAAGCTTGTCGACCTCATCCAGGATGAACAGAGGATTGTTGGAACCGGCATTGCGTAGCCCCTGCACGATGCGGCCGGGCAGCGAGCCAATATAGGTGCGGCGATGGCCGCGAATCTCGGCTTCGTCGCGAATCCCACCCAGCGACAGGCGCACGAATTTACGCCCCAAGGCGCGCGCGATCGACCGCCCCAACGACGTCTTGCCGGTGCCCGGCGGTCCCACCAGACACAGGATCGGTCCCTTGCTGGTGCGTTTGAGCTTACGCACCGCCAAGAACTCGAGAATTCGTTCCTTTACTTTTTGTAGATCGTAATGGTCCTCGTCCAGCACTGCACGGGCATGCGCGATATCCAGGTTATCCTCGGTCGCCACCGCCCACGGCATGCTTACTAGCCAATCCAGATAGGTCCGGACCACGGTGTGCTCCGCCGACTCGGGCGGAATCAGGCGCAGTCGCTCCAACTCCTTGTCGGCCGCAGCACGGGCCCCCTCGGGCATCTTGGCGGCTTCGATCTTGGCCTGCAAATCGTCAATTTCACTGGTGCGCGCGTCGCTCTCGCCCAATTCCTTCTGAATCGCACGCAACTGCTGGCGCAGATAAAACTCGCGTTGATTTTTGGACAGTTCGCTCTGGACCTCAGATTGAATCTTATGGCCCAGTTCCAAAAGCTCGATTTCGCGGTGCAGAATCGTACCTAGCTTTTCCAGCCGCGAGCGCACTTCCAGGGTAGCCAGCAGGTCCTGCTGCTCCTCGACCGCAATCTTCAAGTATGAGGCCACCAAGTCGGCCAAGCGCCCCGGCTCGCGCACGTGAGTTGCCATCACTTGCAGTTCGTCGGGCAAGTAAGGTACCAGCGAGACGAACTTAGAGAATTGCC
This genomic stretch from Candidatus Binataceae bacterium harbors:
- the lon gene encoding endopeptidase La: MGEKTVQNSPDPDDKSFNIEIEEAEGNLEIGPTLAVLPLRGLVIFPGQIHPFLVSRPASLRLIEAASRAPGMLALATQKNPEDENPQPAGLYSRGTAVRLLKMIRYPDHSMRVLVQGLARVELSSFVQQEPYFVAKVTRLRDQVTPSKELGALQTAIVGQFSKFVSLVPYLPDELQVMATHVREPGRLADLVASYLKIAVEEQQDLLATLEVRSRLEKLGTILHREIELLELGHKIQSEVQSELSKNQREFYLRQQLRAIQKELGESDARTSEIDDLQAKIEAAKMPEGARAAADKELERLRLIPPESAEHTVVRTYLDWLVSMPWAVATEDNLDIAHARAVLDEDHYDLQKVKERILEFLAVRKLKRTSKGPILCLVGPPGTGKTSLGRSIARALGRKFVRLSLGGIRDEAEIRGHRRTYIGSLPGRIVQGLRNAGSNNPLFILDEVDKLGMDFRGDPASALLEVLDPEQNGAFVDHYLDVPVDLSQVLFLTTANVLDPIPAPLRDRMEVLELPGYTEEEKLEIALRHLVPKQLGENGLEEHPVAFGRDALIEIIHSYTREAGLRNLEREIGRICRKIARDFTEGSAVPASIGGKDVARYLGPPRFFSELAERTQEPGVATGLVWTPNGGDILFIESTRMKGQKGLTLTGSLGDVMKESAQAALSWVRSRAERLGIAADFFEQSDLHVHVPAGAIPKDGPSGGVTIAASLASLLTGRPVRSDVAMTGEITLRGKVLPVGGIKEKVLAARRAGIRTVLLPRRNERDLEDVAPEVLKELEFVFVDTVDEVLAHALRDAAVAPAAAVEEEARGDGSRTVLN
- the glgA gene encoding glycogen synthase GlgA, with protein sequence MKIALVAAEMAPFAKVGGLADVIGALPAELAACGAQVSVLMPGYASALRSVATEPMGDGLSVMLGERTEHFTLRSGIGPAGVPLFFIMHEGFFGRPEIYGEQGRDYPDNFRRFVFFARAALQVLASLTPPDLIHAHDWHAAAVPLLMRAHPELRARFASCASVFTIHNLAFQGQFDRSDFVLLNLDPAYMATEYLEFYGRGNLLKAAVVTADAVTTVSPTYAREVREPGLGFGLEGVLRAKGEHFVGILNGADYNEWNPASDRFLAATYSANDMTGKDVCAQQLCRQLDLAHIPGRPLIGMVSRLSSQKGFDLLLAVLDKLLAKDTALVILGRGESEIEQRLEQAVARYGDRLRVRMDYDNPLAHRIQAGCDLFLMPSRFEPCGLTQMYALKYGTIPVVRATGGLADTVTQFDPVARQGTGFRFQAYEGEALLEAVGCALDSFADRGAWEALRQNAMAADFSWSHAARAYLSLFERARTWRITR
- a CDS encoding ribonuclease H, which produces MKAAESYLVYADGSCLGNPGPGGWGVVIINQAGELTEDGGGHPHTTNNRMELTAAIEGLRRLPSGARAMLRSDSEYLVKSVNLGWRRNANTDLWEQLDRELSQREVKLEWVRGHSVDQYNQRADRIALAQAQAVAQRKSPAIRKTVETAPVAVNDMSNELAPLLREGEQVRRCLGCGARFVARDQDYCNHVACQLKQRSEPHSQERQD